A segment of the Amycolatopsis thermophila genome:
GGCCCAGGGCTACTACCCGTCACTGGTGGCCGCGCTCGGCTGACGCCATCGAGGGGCGGCCGTCCGGTGCGGCCGCCCCTCGATGGCGCTCAGGTGTGCGGCGTGGGCCGGTAGATCAGCTCCTGCGTGCGGCCGTCGAGCGTCCGGCTCTCCAGAAGCTCCAGGTCGAAGTCGGCGCCGCCCCGGAAGATCGGATCCAGCCCGGTCCGGGCGGTGATCACCGGGAAGAGCGTCACCTGGACGCGGTCGACCAGGCCGGCGGCCATCAGCGTCCGGTTCAGCGACAGGCTGCCGTGTGAGCGCAACGGAACGTCGGACTCCTTCTTGAGCTGGGCGATGATGTCGACGGCGTCGCCGCGCACCACGGTCGCGTCCGGCCAGTCGAGCGGTCCCCGCAGCGTGGACGACACGACGGTCGCCGGCAGGTGCCGCATCCGGGTCACCCACGGGTCGCGGACCGAGTCGTCCTCGGTGCCCGAGGCCAGCATCTGCGTGAACGCCCGGTACGTGTTGGCCCCGAACACCATCCGCTGCTCCTCGTCGTACAAGGCGAGGCGGTGCTCGAGCAGCTCGGGGCCCTGCTTGCCCCAGTAGCCCTGCCAGTCGCCGCCGGCGGCGCCGAAGCCGTCGAGGCTGGTGAAGACGTCGAACGTGTAGGTGGCGGTCATGGTGCCCCTCCTCGGGTGCGGTTTTGCGTGGCTGTCACCTCCACGTCGAACGCGCCCGGCGCCATTCGACACCTTCCCGCCCCCGACCCTGGACAGGGACGTTAGTAGTGGTTAACATCGGTCCATACGTTAACGCCTACTAACCGTGTTCGGCGTCGGACGAGGAGGGGCATGGACTTCCCGGTGCTCGGCACCTCCGCGGACCCGCGAAGCGAGCAGTACGCCCGAAACGCGACTGCCCACGCGGAGCTCACCGAGGATCTGCGCAAGCGTCTGGCGGCCGCCCGCACGGGCGGCCCCGAGAAGGCGCGTGCCCGCCATGTGGAACGCGGCAAGCTCCTGCCGCGCGACCGGGTGGACGCCCTGCTCGACCCGGGCTCGCCGTTCCTGGAGCTCTCGCCGCTGGCCGCGAACGGGCTCTACGACGACGAGGCCCCGGCCGCGGGCATCATCACCGGCATCGGCCGCGTCTCCGGCCGGGAGTGCGTCATCGTCGCCAACGACGCGACCGTCAAGGGCGGCACGTACTACCCGATGACGGTCAAGAAGCACCTCCGCGCGCAGGAGGTCGCCCTGCACAACAACCTCCCGTGCCTCTACCTGGTCGACTCCGGCGGCGCGTTCCTGCCCAAACAGGACGACGTGTTCCCGGACCGCGAGCACTTCGGCCGCATCTTCTACAACCAGGCGACCATGTCCGCCCGCGGCATCCCGCAGATCGCGGCCGTCCTCGGCTCGTGCACGGCGGGCGGCGCGTACGTCCCGGCGATGAGCGACGAGGCGGTCATCGTCCGCAACCAGGGCACGATCTTCCTCGGCGGCCCGCCGCTGGTGAAGGCCGCCACGGGCGAGGTCGTCACGGCCGAGGAACTGGGCGGCGGCGACGTCCACGCCCGCCAGTCCGGCGTCACCGACCACCTGGCCAACGACGACGCGCACGCCCTGTCGATCGTCCGCAACATCGTCGCCACCCTCGGCCCGCGCAGCCCCCGCCCGTGGGAGGTGCGCCAGGCCGAGGCCCCCGTCGTCGACCCGGGCCAGCTCTACGGCGTCGTCCCCACCGACTCGCGCACCCCCTACGACGTGCGCGAGGTGATCGCGCGCATCGTCGACGGCAGCCGCTTCGCCGAGTTCAAGAAGGAGTACGGCGCCACCCTCGTCACCGGTTTCGCGCACATCCACGGGCACCCGGTCGGCATCATCGCCAACAACGGCGTGCTGTTCGCCGAGTCGGCCATGAAGGGTGCCCACTTCATCGAGCTGTGCGACAAGCGCTCCATCCCGCTGGTGTTCCTGCAGAACATCAGCGGGTTCATGGTCGGCCGCGACTACGAGGCG
Coding sequences within it:
- a CDS encoding dihydrofolate reductase family protein; translated protein: MTATYTFDVFTSLDGFGAAGGDWQGYWGKQGPELLEHRLALYDEEQRMVFGANTYRAFTQMLASGTEDDSVRDPWVTRMRHLPATVVSSTLRGPLDWPDATVVRGDAVDIIAQLKKESDVPLRSHGSLSLNRTLMAAGLVDRVQVTLFPVITARTGLDPIFRGGADFDLELLESRTLDGRTQELIYRPTPHT
- a CDS encoding carboxyl transferase domain-containing protein, with the translated sequence MDFPVLGTSADPRSEQYARNATAHAELTEDLRKRLAAARTGGPEKARARHVERGKLLPRDRVDALLDPGSPFLELSPLAANGLYDDEAPAAGIITGIGRVSGRECVIVANDATVKGGTYYPMTVKKHLRAQEVALHNNLPCLYLVDSGGAFLPKQDDVFPDREHFGRIFYNQATMSARGIPQIAAVLGSCTAGGAYVPAMSDEAVIVRNQGTIFLGGPPLVKAATGEVVTAEELGGGDVHARQSGVTDHLANDDAHALSIVRNIVATLGPRSPRPWEVRQAEAPVVDPGQLYGVVPTDSRTPYDVREVIARIVDGSRFAEFKKEYGATLVTGFAHIHGHPVGIIANNGVLFAESAMKGAHFIELCDKRSIPLVFLQNISGFMVGRDYEAGGIAKHGAKMVTAVACARVPKLTVIIGGSFGAGNYSMCGRAYSPRFLWMWPNARISVMGGEQAASVLATVRRDSIEGRGGEWSAEEEEAFKDPIRRQYEEQGSPYYSTARLWDDGVIDPADTRMVLGLALSVAANAPLEPVGYGVFRM